CTTCTGAACTTCGGACATGCAATTTTCTTCGGTCTAGGAGCCTATGTCACTACTTATCAGCTAATATGGCTGGGAATCCCCTATTTCCCGGCTATCATAGTCTCCGCATCCATAGGATCTCTAGTAGGTGTTGCTATAGCCTTTATAGCTAAAAAAGCCTTTAGAGGCGTCCCATTTGCATTTATCACACTGACACTACTCCTCATAGTATATTTCCTCTATAGAAGGAGGGAGCTTAGAGCTATAAGCGGTTCTGAGCAGGGGTTAATTATACAGATCCCGGAGGTTTTTACATCAACCCTGATCCCTATTATATCGATCTTAGCGTTCTCTATAATGCTGATAAATACTTTTATCCTCGGATCAGCTGGTCGTCTCCGTTTAGGAGATCTACATAGGTTTTCACCTAGAAGAGGGAGGGTTTTTCTACAGAGCTCGGTATTACTGGTATGTTTAATATGCATAATATATGCCCTAGCACTTGTCTCCATCATAACATCTATAGCTTCTAGGCCAGGGCCCTTCAGGATTTCTATAAACATATATATTGCAGCTCTGACGATCCTATATCTATCATATATATTATTAAAAGAATTATCATATACTCCACTTACTCTAGCCTGGATAGCTGTGAGAGATAACGAGGTAAGAGCCGAGACTATGGGCTATAACTCATTTGCGATGAAGACAATAGCTTTATCTATATCTGGGGCGTTAGGGGCGATTTCTGGAAGTCTATACATACTATATTCACAGGGTGTAAACCCAGATACAACTTTTAGCCCTCTAATCTCTGTGTATGGGCTTATATATAGCATAATAGGCGGGTTATACACTATGGAAGGCCCAATAATAGGGGCTATCCTAGTTAC
This region of Sulfolobales archaeon genomic DNA includes:
- a CDS encoding branched-chain amino acid ABC transporter permease gives rise to the protein MRYPGSLLLFIVLLLLPVILEGIGVARLIPILTYAYIMSIYALSFSLLLGYLGLLNFGHAIFFGLGAYVTTYQLIWLGIPYFPAIIVSASIGSLVGVAIAFIAKKAFRGVPFAFITLTLLLIVYFLYRRRELRAISGSEQGLIIQIPEVFTSTLIPIISILAFSIMLINTFILGSAGRLRLGDLHRFSPRRGRVFLQSSVLLVCLICIIYALALVSIITSIASRPGPFRISINIYIAALTILYLSYILLKELSYTPLTLAWIAVRDNEVRAETMGYNSFAMKTIALSISGALGAISGSLYILYSQGVNPDTTFSPLISVYGLIYSIIGGLYTMEGPIIGAILVTIVERYLSDYLGGWNMVVTGILFIVIMMLLPMGITPYLQAAWNKIYITMRLLTKIGIAKAIEKNEKDST